Part of the Paenibacillus aurantius genome, GTCGACACCCAGCTTAAGTCCAGCACAGGCGGATCATTAACCGGAGTCACTTGAATGGCCGCCTCGGCAAACTTCGGTCCCCCGATTCCGGTAGACGCGGTAAAGAGGAATTCGTCCTTTCCCGTAAAATCGGGGTTAGGGTAATAGAGGAACCGGCCGTCCGGGAAGACGGTCAGCTTGCCGTTCTGCGGGTCCACCGCTTTGCCGAAGGTTACGGGGGCTCCGGTGCTGTCCGAAGCCTTCAGCTGCCCTTTCAGCTCCCCGTCTTCCTCAACGGTTCCGGAGAACGGCTCGGCCGATAGGCTGGCCGGTGCCCCGACGCTGACCACCGAATGATCTGTAAAGCCTCCTTCCTCCGTTTTCACGGTGATGACGGAATATCCGTCGGCCAGTGCCTGAAGGTCGCCGTAAGCGCTTACCGATACGGTATCCGGATTCGAGGAACTCCAGGTTACGGAGCGGTTGCTTGCCTCCGCCGGAAGGAATTCCGGCTGGAGCCTGGCCGTTTCCCCTTTCTGAAGAGACAGAACGGAAGGCTGAAGCGTAACTCCCTGAACTCCGGTCCATTCCTGGATGGCCAGGTCGTCGAACCACACCTTCCCGGTTCCCGTCTCGAGGAAAGCTTCCAGCTTCAGCCAGGCCGGCGAGGTGGCATTGTCCGGCATCGTCAACGTCTTCTCGAAGTAAAACCAATCCTTCGTTCCGGTTGCCGTGACGAAATTAATGAGGACATTGCCCCCGGAGGTGCGGCCGATCTGATAGCGGATCAGGGCCTGGTTGGAGACGTTCTCCGTTTTCATCCAGCCGCTGATCTTATAAGTCCGGCCTGCTGTGACGCTTCCAATCTGCTGATAGACCGTTCCCCTGCTCGGCGAGGATGCCTCGATCCGAACCGATTGGGAGCCGGAATGCGAAACGCTCTTATCCACAGCAAAGACAGGCGAGCCGGAGAAAACATAGCGGGTCCACCCGGTCGGAGCGAGATTCCCCGACCAGCCGGAGACGGTTGACGTCTGCTCGAAACCCCCGTTCGCGAACAAATTCGCAGAGCCCGTTTCGGCCCGGCTAATCCTTGCCCCTACGGGCAGAAAGGTACAAATCATCAATACAACCATGAGCAGAGATACGATTTTTCTCACGATCCAACCTCCTGAAGGTTTAGGGATGGGATAGCGTATCTAAGTTGTTGGGAGGAGCCCATACCATGCTTTCGGGTTAACCTTGATGATAGCTGCCCGCTTTGAGCGTTCTATCCTTTGATGGCGCCGATCATGACGCCTTTCACGAAATATTTTTGCAGAAACGGATAGAGGCATAGAATCGGAATGGTAGCGACGATGATGGTCGCGTACTTGATGGTTTCCCCGATTGGCATCTTGTCGCCTCCCCCTACTCCGGTCATCATGGAATCGGTGCTGTTCGTTATCAGAATTTCGCGCAGGATCAGCTGCAGCGGATACAGCTCCCGGTCCCGCAAGTAAATCATGGCGTTAAACCAGGAATTCCAGTGGCCCACCCCATAGAACAGGATCATTACGGCCACAACCGGCATGGACAGAGGGAGGACAACGCGGAATAGAATCGTGAAATCATTCGCCCCGTCCAGCTTCGCCGACTCCTCCAGGCTGACCGGGACCCCAGCAAAAGCCGTCCGCATGATGATCAGGTTGTACGCGCTCATGGCTGTAGGCAGAATAAGCGCCATCCGGCTGTCGAGCAGACCGAGATTCTCAATGAGCAGATAGGTCGGAATAAGCCCGCCGGTAAAAAACATCGTGAACACGATCATGAACATGACCGGGTTCTTCCACATCACCGTTTGCCGGGACAACGCGTAGGCGCCAAGCGAGGTCATAAGAAGATTAAGAGCCGTCCCCAGAACGACGTAAATCAGCGTGTTGCCGTACCCGGTCAAGATGGCGGGATTGGCGAACACAAGCTTGTAGGCTTCAAAATTCAGCCCCTTCGGGAACCAGATCAGCCCCCTCATCTGCACCACCCAAGTCGGATCGCTGAGCGAGGCAAAGAGAACGTAAACAAACGGGTAGATCGTGACGATGGACAGAAGCACCATGAAGAGGACGTTAAACCCGTCAAAAAGATGCTCGCCCCAACTGCGTTTGGTCATGTAGCAGCACCTCCTTTACCAGAGCTTCGTATCGCTCGTCCGCCGGCTGATGGCGTTAGCGAGTACGAGCAGCACGAAATTGATGACTGAGTTAAACAACCCGACCGCCGAGCTGTAGCTGAAATTCGACTCCAGAATCCCCTTCCGGTAAACGAAGGTTCCGATGACATCGGCCGTCTCATAGGTGGTGCTGTTGTACAAGAGAAGAATCTTCTCGGTTCCGACCGACATGAAATGGCCGATCTGGAGAATGAGCAGGATGATGATCGTCGACGAAATCCCCGGCAGGGTGATATGGAACGTCTGCTTCCACCGGCTCGCCCCGTCGACCTTCGCCGCCTCATATAGAGACGGATCGATGCTCGACATGGCGGACAGGTAGATAATGGAGCCCCACCCGACACTCTGCCAAATATTCGAGCTTATATAGACCGTACGGAACCAGCCGCTTTCGCGAAGAAAAGCCACCGGCTCCATGCCGAACCAGGCCAGCACATTGTTGATCAAGCCGTCGCGGGCCAGGAAATCGACCAGCATCCCGGAGATGACGACGATGGAGATAAAATGCGGCATGTACGTGATCGTTTGAACGGTTTTCTTGAAGGCCGCACTGCGCAATTCATTAAGAAGCAGGGCCAGCAGAATGGACGCCGGAAAGCTGAACAGCAGGTCGTACAGGCTGAGCAGCAGCGTATTCCTTAGGAGACGGCCGAAATAATAACTGTGGAAGAAGTCTTCAAAATGCTTAAGCCCTACCCATGGACTGTCCATCAGGCCAAGACCCGGCGAGTAGTCCTTGAAAGCGATCTGAAGGCCGTACATAGGTACATAATAGAAAAGAATGTAGTAGGCCACGACGGGAACCAGCATCAGATACACATATTTGTTAAGCTTCAGATCGCGAAGGGCGCGGTACCTGAAGGCATTCTTGTCAACACCGGCAGCGGGCGCTCCCGACCTTTCCTGCTTGACTACTGACATAACCAGCCCTCCTGTCGGTTCAATGTATGGGGATGGGACCGGTAAAACCGGAAGGCGGACCGGACATTCTCCGCCGCCTTCCCTATCCCTTCGGTTTATTTGCGGCTGTTGAAGCGGTCGAGCGCCGCCTGTCTTGCTTTAATGGCCTCCTCGATTCCCATGCTCTTCAGCGTTTGAACAAACTTGTCGTAATTGGCCATCGGCTCCGCGCCCATGATGAATTTGCTGATCATCTCGTCGCGGTACGTTTTGACGTCATTCATGATCGAAGCGACTTTGGAGCTCTCTTCAGCCGTCAGGGTGACAGGCGGCATCAGCTTGGAATGATCGGCGGTCATCCACGCCTTCTGGGCGTTCTGCTGCTCCGGCAAAGCGAAATACTGCTCGATATACCGCTTATCCTGTACAATCGGGCCGCTCCAGGAGGCGATGAAGTATTTGGCCATGGCCTGGGTAACCGGAAGCTTATCCGGGTTGTTCAGGATAGTATCGGTATACTTAGGATAGCCGTTCTCCATTTTGTAGCTCTGTCCTTCGATCCCAAAGTTGAAGAGAAGGTGCCCCTCCTGCCCGTATTTGTAATCCAGCCACTTGACGATCTGCTCCGGATTTTTAGCGGAGGAGGTGATGGCGGCGCCAATTCCGGTGAAGGGGTAGGTATATTGGCCGAGCGCCTTATCCCCTTCCTTCAGCACCGGATAAGGAACTCCCATGAGCGAGAAGGATGGATCTTTGGGCTGCACCAATCCGATATAGCGTCCGATGCCGCTTCCGGCATAGCCGGAGAAGGATCCCGCCTGGTTGCCGGTTACTTTGGCATCCTTCAGCTTGCCGTCCGTCGTGGCGTAGTCCTTATCGATAAGACCCTCTTTGTACCATTTGGCCATGGTCGTAAGGTACTCCTTGTACTGCGGCTCCAGAGGGCCGTATTTGACCTTTCCGTTCTCTTGGAAGAAATCCTGGGTGATTCCCCATGCCCCGATGAACAAGTGGTTGAAATCGGTCTCCGAGGACATATAGACAAAAGGAAGCTCATCCTTCTTTCCGTTGCCGTTAGGATCCTTGTCGCGGAAAGCGGTGAGAACGGCTTCCCAATCGGCGATCGTCTTGGGAGCCTGCATGCCCACTTTGTCCAGCCAATCCTTGCGGAGGATGGGACCGTTAACACTAGACAACTGAGGGTCGCCGAGCAGGAACGGCATGGCATAGATGTTGCCCTCGTCCGTCGTAATCATCTTGCGGAATTCCGGATTGTCTTTCAGAACCTTGGTCAAATTGGGAGCGTATTTCTCAATGAGCTCGTTCAGCCGGATAATCCTTTTTTCCTTGACCAGGCTGTCGGCCCCTTTGGGCGCGCCGCTCCAATCGTACTCAATGACATCGGGAAGCTTGCTCGAGGCGATCATGAGGTTGAATTGATCCTTCTCCTGTCCGGCCGGCGGGTGCTGGAAGTCCACCTTGGTGCCCGTCTTCTTCTCCAGCTCCTTATAAGCGGCAATCTCGTTGTAGCTCTTCATCGTGGCGGCAGCGTTCGGATTCAACGATACCCAGTAGCTGATCGACGCCGGATAGCTTACCTCGGCCGGTGTACCGGCTGTCGGCGAGGGGCTTGCCGCCGTTCCGGTTCCTTCTTTCTTGCTGCTGCATCCTGCAGCCGCAACCGCAACCAACGATGTGGCCAGAACAGCGGTGGTGAGTCTCTTCGTCTTTCTTCCTTCCATAAGGCGGACCCTCCTGTAAGTGAAATGCGAATTATTTAACCTGCAAATTTGATTATAGAGAATACCCGGTCAGCTGCCTATAATCCGTTCCCCGGCTCACCAACAGGTTTTAAGATGGGGGATAAACCGATTTTCGCGGGACCAACCGATCTTCTTTTCCTGTTCTTAAACCCTTGCCCCGCAAGCATTTGCCCTGCCACCAAAGGGAATGCCGGTTGTCCGGCACCTCCGGACCTGTACCGAACCTGCAATTGTAGGAGGTCCCGAGGTGTGCTAAACTCAAACCAAAGTCATGCCACGAATGCACGGGGAGGAAACCGAATTGATCCAACGACGCAAGAAGCTTTTCCTCACATTATGGTTTTCCTATCTCCTTATTCTCTTTATCCCCGTTTCCATCTTTGCCGTGTTGTATACCAACATCGAGCAGCTTATGGTGAAGAATGCGAACCGCTCCAATCTGGCTATGCTCGAGCAGGCCAGGCAGGCCGTGGACACCCAGATGCAGGAGATCAACCGGCTGACCAGCCAGATTGCGACCCAGCCCAAGCTTCAGACCTTATGGAATATCCGGGAGAACGACCGCTATGTGGAATATTCGGAAGCCGTCAATATTCTTAAGAATATCCGAAGCGGAAGCACCTTTGCCGGCAACTATTACATCCAATTGGCGGAATCGGATCTTATTCTTTCCCCAAGCCTGAAGACCGACACCTCTACGTATCTGAATAAGATCAGCACGTATGCCGACAAGGACGAAGCCTGGGTTCGGTCCCATGTCTTATCCGGCTATCATTTCCAGACCTTCTGGCCGTCCGCTTCGATTATAGAGAACTCTTTGATCAAGAACGTGATCACCTGCGCCGTCTCCCTTCCCTTGGGCGAAAGTGCCAATGTCAGGGCCACGCTTGTCATTCTCATTGACGAGGAGCAGATCTTCAACATTCTGAAGCAGATCGAATGGGCCAGCAGCGGAAGAATCTACATTCTGGACGACCATAACCAGGTCATCATGTCATCGGTAGGTGACCGGACTCTGCCGGAAGGCGTACTTCCCGAGGTGAGCGGAAGTCCGCAATACCGGACCATTGAGCTGGATGGGAATTCCATGATGCTCTCCTCTACGGCCGGAACCAGCGGATGGAAATACCTTTCCCTCGTCCCCGAGGATGTCGTCCTGAAGAGGGTCAATCAGATCAAGCAATGGGCGTATCTCGTCCTGGCCGCCGCCTTGGCCGCGGGCTCTGCGGCTGCCGGCTGGATGGCTTACCGGAATTACAGCCCGATCCGAGACATGGTCACGGCTCTTCTCAACGGACGCAGTGAAACCGCTCCCATCTCAGGAAACGAATATGAATTCATCCAGTCTTCCATCACCGCAACGCTTGCCGAAGGAAAGCAGCTAAAGCAAAGGCTGGAGGAGCATACCCCCGTTGTCCGGGCCCACTTCCTGACGAGGCTGTTGAAAGGCCAAGCGGATCCCGATGCTTTCAAGGAGAGTTCCCTTGAGTTTATGGGACTCCGTTTTCCCCATGACGGCATCTGCGTCGTTCTGATTGAGGTGGACGACCTGAGCGAGTTCGGGAAGGAGGACACTGAGCGGGAGTGGGCGCTCGCCCGCTTTATTCTCATTAACTTAAGCAGCGAATTGATTGGCGATTCCGGCTATGTCACGGAAACGGACCGGAACCGGTTTGCTATCCTCATGAACGTAGCGGACGACTCTGAAGAAACTAGACTTAGGCGCGATGAATTCGTTTCCCAGCTTAAGCAGGTCGTGGAAGGCCGTTTCCGGTTGAAGATAACGGCGGCAGCGAGCTCTATTCGCATGGGCCTGCCGGAAGCCGGCCGATGCTATGCCGAAGCGCTGGAGGCGTTGGATTACCGGATCATTCACGGAATCAGTACCTACATTCATTTTGACGAGATCCGACAGCCGGGCGGGGGGTTCTATCAGTATCCGATGGAAACCGAGGTCCAGCTTACGAACTTAATGAAAAGCGGGGATGCTTCCGGTGTAGAAGCCCTTCTCGATGACATTTACCGGACCAATGAAAGGTCCCAGGGCATGACGCCGGAAATGAGCAAATGCCTGTTCTTTGACTTGCTTGGCACGGTTCTGAAGGTGCTCCATGCCTTGAAGCTGGACGGGAAGGAGCTCTTCGCCGACACCGGAGATCCCGTTAAGCTGATCATGAGCAGTCACTCCGCTGAAGATATGCTGCGCCGGATCAAGGAATTGTCGACCATGATCTGCTCCATCGTCTGCGAGGCCAAATCGGACCAGAGTGACCGGCTTAACGAGCAAATCAAGCAATACCTCGAAGAAAAATACGCCGATAACGGCCTGAGCCTCACCTCGATTGCCGATCATTTCGGGGTGACGGCCCCCTATGTGTCGGGCTTCTTCAAAAAACAGAACAACATGAATTTGACCGACTACCTGGTCGCTATCCGGATCCGCGAAGCGAAGCACCTTCTGTCCGATCCCCGTCTTACCGTTCTCCAAGTCGCCCAGATGGTCGGATATGCGACGGATATCGGGTTTATCCGGGTCTTTAAGAAGCAGGAAGGCGTTACGCCCGGAAAATTCCGGGAAATCGCCCTGCGGGACAAGCAGGCCGATAGCGGATAAGGTATACTGAAGAAGAATCCATGGAGAGGAGTCGATGTATCATGATCATGCGTCCCCTGCCCTGCCTGAATCAACCGAGCTCCGCCGTTATGTTCGGAGCCGCCAGCCTGGGATCCGTTTCCCAAGAAGAGGCCGATGCTTCTATCACTTACGCCCTGGAGCAGGGAGTAAACCATTTCGATACGGCGGCAAGTTACGGAGATGCCGAGCTTCGAATGGGTCCCTGGATGCCGAAAGTCCGGGACCGTATCATCCTCGCGACCAAGACGGGGGAACGAACCCGGGAGAAGGCAAAAGCCCAGCTTCACCGGTCGCTGGAGCGGCTGCAGGTAGACTCCGTCGACCTGCTTCAGATGCATGCGGTTGGTGACATGGACAATCTCGATCAATGTACCGGCAAGGGCGGCGCGCTCGAAGCCCTGCTGGAGGCGAAAGAAGAAGGGTTGATCCGCGCTATCGGCATTACGGGACACGGCCATCAGGCGCCAGCCGTTCATTATGAAGCGCTGCGGCGGTTTCCTTTCGATACCGTTCTTCTCCCGCTGAATTATTACCTCTACTCCATACCTTCCTACCGGGCCGATTTCGACCGGCTGCTCGCAGCCGCTTCAGAAAGCGGTACCAGTGTGCGGGTAATCAAAGCGATCGCCAAAGGTCCTTGGGCTCCGGAGCAAAAAAGAGAGTATGCCACTTGGTACGAGCCCTTTGACACCCAGAAGGTGATCGACGCCTGTGTCCATTTTGTGCTTTCTTTTCCCACTATCTCTGGATTTGCGAGTGCGGGGGACGTCCACCTCTTCCCCAAAATCGTAGACGCCGTCAACCGTTATGGTTCCATGAACGACGAGGAGGCGAACGCCATTCTCTCCTCCATTCAAGGGTACAGCAGCCCTTTCGAAACCC contains:
- a CDS encoding ABC transporter permease, with the protein product MSVVKQERSGAPAAGVDKNAFRYRALRDLKLNKYVYLMLVPVVAYYILFYYVPMYGLQIAFKDYSPGLGLMDSPWVGLKHFEDFFHSYYFGRLLRNTLLLSLYDLLFSFPASILLALLLNELRSAAFKKTVQTITYMPHFISIVVISGMLVDFLARDGLINNVLAWFGMEPVAFLRESGWFRTVYISSNIWQSVGWGSIIYLSAMSSIDPSLYEAAKVDGASRWKQTFHITLPGISSTIIILLILQIGHFMSVGTEKILLLYNSTTYETADVIGTFVYRKGILESNFSYSSAVGLFNSVINFVLLVLANAISRRTSDTKLW
- a CDS encoding carbohydrate ABC transporter permease, with amino-acid sequence MTKRSWGEHLFDGFNVLFMVLLSIVTIYPFVYVLFASLSDPTWVVQMRGLIWFPKGLNFEAYKLVFANPAILTGYGNTLIYVVLGTALNLLMTSLGAYALSRQTVMWKNPVMFMIVFTMFFTGGLIPTYLLIENLGLLDSRMALILPTAMSAYNLIIMRTAFAGVPVSLEESAKLDGANDFTILFRVVLPLSMPVVAVMILFYGVGHWNSWFNAMIYLRDRELYPLQLILREILITNSTDSMMTGVGGGDKMPIGETIKYATIIVATIPILCLYPFLQKYFVKGVMIGAIKG
- a CDS encoding helix-turn-helix domain-containing protein, translating into MIQRRKKLFLTLWFSYLLILFIPVSIFAVLYTNIEQLMVKNANRSNLAMLEQARQAVDTQMQEINRLTSQIATQPKLQTLWNIRENDRYVEYSEAVNILKNIRSGSTFAGNYYIQLAESDLILSPSLKTDTSTYLNKISTYADKDEAWVRSHVLSGYHFQTFWPSASIIENSLIKNVITCAVSLPLGESANVRATLVILIDEEQIFNILKQIEWASSGRIYILDDHNQVIMSSVGDRTLPEGVLPEVSGSPQYRTIELDGNSMMLSSTAGTSGWKYLSLVPEDVVLKRVNQIKQWAYLVLAAALAAGSAAAGWMAYRNYSPIRDMVTALLNGRSETAPISGNEYEFIQSSITATLAEGKQLKQRLEEHTPVVRAHFLTRLLKGQADPDAFKESSLEFMGLRFPHDGICVVLIEVDDLSEFGKEDTEREWALARFILINLSSELIGDSGYVTETDRNRFAILMNVADDSEETRLRRDEFVSQLKQVVEGRFRLKITAAASSIRMGLPEAGRCYAEALEALDYRIIHGISTYIHFDEIRQPGGGFYQYPMETEVQLTNLMKSGDASGVEALLDDIYRTNERSQGMTPEMSKCLFFDLLGTVLKVLHALKLDGKELFADTGDPVKLIMSSHSAEDMLRRIKELSTMICSIVCEAKSDQSDRLNEQIKQYLEEKYADNGLSLTSIADHFGVTAPYVSGFFKKQNNMNLTDYLVAIRIREAKHLLSDPRLTVLQVAQMVGYATDIGFIRVFKKQEGVTPGKFREIALRDKQADSG
- a CDS encoding type 2 periplasmic-binding domain-containing protein, with the translated sequence MEGRKTKRLTTAVLATSLVAVAAAGCSSKKEGTGTAASPSPTAGTPAEVSYPASISYWVSLNPNAAATMKSYNEIAAYKELEKKTGTKVDFQHPPAGQEKDQFNLMIASSKLPDVIEYDWSGAPKGADSLVKEKRIIRLNELIEKYAPNLTKVLKDNPEFRKMITTDEGNIYAMPFLLGDPQLSSVNGPILRKDWLDKVGMQAPKTIADWEAVLTAFRDKDPNGNGKKDELPFVYMSSETDFNHLFIGAWGITQDFFQENGKVKYGPLEPQYKEYLTTMAKWYKEGLIDKDYATTDGKLKDAKVTGNQAGSFSGYAGSGIGRYIGLVQPKDPSFSLMGVPYPVLKEGDKALGQYTYPFTGIGAAITSSAKNPEQIVKWLDYKYGQEGHLLFNFGIEGQSYKMENGYPKYTDTILNNPDKLPVTQAMAKYFIASWSGPIVQDKRYIEQYFALPEQQNAQKAWMTADHSKLMPPVTLTAEESSKVASIMNDVKTYRDEMISKFIMGAEPMANYDKFVQTLKSMGIEEAIKARQAALDRFNSRK
- a CDS encoding aldo/keto reductase — its product is MIMRPLPCLNQPSSAVMFGAASLGSVSQEEADASITYALEQGVNHFDTAASYGDAELRMGPWMPKVRDRIILATKTGERTREKAKAQLHRSLERLQVDSVDLLQMHAVGDMDNLDQCTGKGGALEALLEAKEEGLIRAIGITGHGHQAPAVHYEALRRFPFDTVLLPLNYYLYSIPSYRADFDRLLAAASESGTSVRVIKAIAKGPWAPEQKREYATWYEPFDTQKVIDACVHFVLSFPTISGFASAGDVHLFPKIVDAVNRYGSMNDEEANAILSSIQGYSSPFETPVS